The Pelodiscus sinensis isolate JC-2024 chromosome 30, ASM4963464v1, whole genome shotgun sequence genome has a window encoding:
- the LOC142821242 gene encoding olfactory receptor 10A7-like, producing the protein MASQEQGNQTSVTEFLLLGFGDLPGLQVPLFLFFLVIYLVTMAGNVVVIVLVVTDRHLHTPMYFFLSNLSCLEICYSSALLLQLLAGLLSGDWTISFTGCLTQFYFFGALGASECVLLTVMSYDRYLAICSPLHYAARMNGRSCLQLAMGSWIGGLLACSITTVPMSQLTFCGPNDIDHFFCDLIPLVKLSCNDPVLVDTLAFTVALIVLLVPFVLTLGSYICILRTILRIRATIGRQKAFSTCSSHLIVVSIYYGALLIAYMFPTTDLLSDFKKVLSVSYTVLTPLVNPLIYALRNREVQEALCKACRELRT; encoded by the coding sequence ATGGCAAGCCAGGAACAAGGAAACCAAACGTCTGTCACAGAATTTCTCCTCCTGGGATTCGGGGATCTTCCTGGCCTGCAGGTTCCTCTCTTCCTGTTCTTTCTCGTGATCTACCTGGTGACCATGGCTGGAAACGTTGTTGTCATAGTGTTGGTTGTGACTGATCGacacctccacacccccatgtacttcttcctgagCAACTTGTCCTGCTTGGAGATCTGTTACAGCTCcgccctcctgctccagctgctggccgGGCTCCTGTCTGGGGACTGGACAATTTCCTTCACTGGGTGTCTCACACAATTTTACTTCTTTGGTGCTCTGGGAGCCTCAGAATGCGTCCTCCTAACAGTGATGTCCTACGACCGGTATCTAGCCATATGCAGCCCACTGCACTACGCAGCCCGGATGAATGGCAGGTCTTGCCTCCAGCTTGCCATGGGATCTTGGATAGGCGGCTTGCTTGCTTGTAGTATAACCACAGTGCCAATGTCCCAGTTAACTTTCTGTGGCCCCAACGATatcgaccatttcttttgtgacctTATTCCCCTTGTAAAACTCTCCTGCAATGACCCTGTCCTGGTGGACACTTTGGCGTTCACAGTCGCCTTGATTGTCTTACTCGTCCCCTTCGTGCTCACCTTGGGGTCCTACATCTGCATCCTCAGAACCATCCTCAGAATCCGCGCTACGattgggaggcaaaaggccttttccacctgctcctcccacctcatcgtgGTGAGCATTTACTATGGAGCGCTCCTGATTGCCTACATGTTCCCAACCACCGACCTCCTGAGCGACTTCAAGAAAGTTCTCTCTGTCTCCTACACCGTCCTGACGCCCCTGGTCAATCCACTCATCTATGCCCTGAGAAACAGAGAGGTCCAAGAGGCCCTGTGCAAAGCTTGCAGAGaattaagaacgtaa